A region from the Saccharomonospora azurea NA-128 genome encodes:
- the dnaN gene encoding DNA polymerase III subunit beta, whose amino-acid sequence MKIRVERDGLADAVAWVARSLPSRPPVPVLGGVLLDAGGDGDALTVSGFDYEVSATVGVPATVADQGRTLVSGRLLADITKALPAQPVDIAVEGARATITCGNARFSLPTMPVEDYPQLPAQPELAGEVAGDAFAQAVAQVAVAAGKDDTLPMLTGMRVEITGSTLTLVATDRFRLAMREFNWKPADGIADSAVLVPARTLADAAKALGSAGTTVQIGLAGGDGLLGLSGAGKFTTTRLIDAEFPPYRQLLPADHSSRAVLHVPALTEAIKRVSLVAERGTQVRLEFADGSLRLSAGGDDEGSAEEELPVDYEGEPVTIAFNPTYLVDGLGALHSDRAELTFTTPNRPALIKPADDNGDVVPGYLYLLMPVRLPG is encoded by the coding sequence ATGAAAATCCGCGTCGAGCGCGACGGGCTTGCCGACGCCGTCGCCTGGGTGGCCCGGAGCCTGCCGTCGAGGCCGCCCGTTCCCGTGCTCGGTGGTGTCCTGCTCGACGCGGGTGGAGACGGCGACGCGCTGACGGTCTCCGGTTTCGACTACGAGGTCTCGGCGACGGTCGGAGTGCCGGCGACGGTCGCCGACCAGGGGCGCACACTCGTGTCGGGTCGGCTCCTCGCCGACATCACGAAGGCGCTGCCCGCCCAGCCGGTGGACATCGCCGTTGAAGGCGCTCGGGCCACCATCACCTGCGGGAACGCCCGATTCAGCCTGCCGACCATGCCGGTCGAGGACTACCCGCAGCTGCCCGCGCAGCCGGAGCTCGCCGGGGAGGTCGCGGGCGACGCGTTCGCCCAGGCGGTCGCCCAGGTGGCCGTCGCTGCGGGCAAGGACGACACCCTCCCGATGCTCACGGGTATGCGGGTCGAGATCACCGGCAGCACGTTGACCCTCGTCGCCACCGACCGGTTCCGGCTCGCGATGAGGGAGTTCAACTGGAAGCCCGCCGACGGCATCGCCGACTCCGCCGTTCTCGTGCCCGCCCGGACGCTGGCCGACGCGGCCAAGGCGCTCGGGTCCGCCGGCACCACGGTGCAGATCGGCCTCGCGGGGGGTGACGGCCTGCTCGGACTGTCCGGAGCGGGCAAGTTCACCACCACGCGGCTGATCGACGCCGAGTTCCCCCCGTACCGGCAGCTGCTGCCCGCCGACCACTCGTCGCGGGCGGTCCTGCACGTGCCCGCGCTGACCGAAGCGATCAAGCGGGTGTCACTCGTCGCCGAACGGGGCACCCAGGTCAGGTTGGAGTTCGCGGACGGTTCGCTGCGGCTGTCGGCGGGCGGTGACGACGAGGGCAGTGCGGAAGAGGAGCTCCCCGTCGACTACGAGGGAGAACCGGTGACGATCGCGTTCAACCCCACGTACCTGGTCGACGGCCTCGGGGCGCTGCACTCCGATCGGGCCGAGTTGACGTTCACGACGCCCAACCGGCCCGCGTTGATCAAGCCTGCCGACGACAACGGTGACGTCGTGCCCGGCTATCTCTACCTCCTGATGCCGGTTCGGCTCCCGGGCTGA
- the gyrB gene encoding DNA topoisomerase (ATP-hydrolyzing) subunit B — protein MAAAKNSEYSASSITVLEGLEAVRKRPGMYIGSTGERGLHHLIQEVVDNSVDEAMAGYASRVEVTLLADGGVRVVDDGRGIPVDIHPVHGKPTVEIVLTQLHAGGKFDSESYAVSGGLHGVGVSVVNALSTALDVEVHRDGRIWVQHYEKSVPGDLIDKGPTERTGTSVTFWADPDIFETTEYSAETVARRLQEMAFLNKGLTIVLRDERVADEADEDATGERAGIKERTYYYPGGLQDFVAYINASKDPIHPSVIGFEQKGEGLEVEVAMQWNSSFTPSVYTFANTINTHEGGTHEEGFRAALTRVVNAYARDKKLLKEKDANLTGDDVREGLAAIVSIKLAEPQFEGQTKTKLGNSEARSFVQTTCNEWLADWFERNPAEAKIIINKAVSSSQARLAARKARDLVRRKGAMDIGGLPGKLKDCRSRDPEECELYIVEGDSAGGSAKEGRDSRYQAILPIRGKIINVEKARIDRVLKNQEVQSLITALGTGIHDDFDISKLRYHKVVLMADADVDGQHIRTLLLTLLFRFMRPLIEQGHVYLAQPPLYKIKWPRSEPEYAYSDRERDGLLRAGAEAGRKLPKDDGIQRYKGLGEMNAEELWETTMDPENRVLLQVSLDDAATADELFSVLMGEDVEARRSFITRNAKGVRFLDV, from the coding sequence GTGGCAGCAGCGAAGAACAGCGAATACAGTGCGTCCTCCATCACAGTGCTCGAGGGCTTGGAGGCGGTCCGCAAGCGCCCCGGTATGTACATCGGTTCGACCGGTGAACGTGGCCTGCACCATCTCATCCAGGAAGTCGTGGACAACTCCGTCGACGAGGCGATGGCCGGGTACGCGTCGCGCGTCGAGGTCACGTTGCTCGCCGACGGCGGTGTCCGGGTCGTGGACGACGGCCGGGGCATCCCGGTCGACATCCACCCGGTGCACGGCAAGCCCACGGTGGAGATCGTGCTGACCCAGCTGCACGCGGGCGGCAAGTTCGACAGCGAGTCGTACGCGGTGTCCGGTGGTCTGCACGGCGTCGGCGTCTCCGTGGTGAACGCGCTGTCCACCGCGCTCGACGTCGAGGTGCACCGTGATGGTCGGATCTGGGTCCAGCACTACGAGAAGTCGGTGCCCGGAGACCTGATCGACAAGGGGCCCACCGAACGGACGGGTACGAGCGTCACCTTCTGGGCCGACCCGGACATCTTCGAGACCACGGAGTACAGCGCCGAGACGGTGGCCCGCCGGCTGCAGGAGATGGCCTTCCTCAACAAGGGCCTCACCATCGTGCTGCGCGACGAGCGGGTCGCCGACGAGGCGGACGAGGACGCCACCGGGGAGCGCGCCGGCATCAAGGAGCGCACCTACTACTACCCGGGTGGTCTGCAGGACTTCGTGGCGTACATCAACGCCTCGAAGGACCCGATCCATCCGAGCGTCATCGGCTTCGAGCAGAAGGGCGAGGGGCTCGAGGTCGAGGTGGCGATGCAGTGGAACAGCAGCTTCACGCCGTCGGTCTACACCTTCGCCAACACGATCAACACGCACGAGGGCGGGACACACGAGGAGGGCTTCCGCGCCGCGCTGACCCGGGTGGTCAACGCCTATGCGCGCGACAAGAAGCTCCTCAAGGAGAAGGACGCCAACCTGACCGGTGACGACGTGCGCGAGGGACTCGCGGCGATCGTCTCGATCAAGCTGGCCGAGCCGCAGTTCGAGGGGCAGACGAAGACCAAGCTCGGCAACAGCGAGGCGCGTTCGTTCGTGCAGACCACCTGCAACGAGTGGTTGGCCGACTGGTTCGAGCGCAACCCCGCCGAAGCGAAGATCATCATCAACAAGGCCGTGTCGAGCTCGCAGGCGCGCCTGGCTGCCCGCAAGGCACGCGACCTCGTGCGCCGCAAGGGCGCGATGGACATCGGCGGTCTGCCCGGCAAGTTGAAGGACTGCCGTTCGCGCGACCCGGAGGAGTGCGAGCTCTACATCGTCGAGGGTGACTCGGCCGGTGGTTCGGCGAAGGAGGGCCGCGACTCGCGGTACCAGGCGATCCTGCCGATCCGAGGCAAGATCATCAACGTCGAGAAGGCCCGCATCGACCGGGTGCTGAAGAACCAGGAGGTCCAGTCGCTGATCACGGCGCTGGGCACCGGCATTCACGACGACTTCGACATCTCGAAGCTGCGGTACCACAAGGTCGTGCTCATGGCCGACGCCGACGTCGACGGCCAGCACATCCGCACGCTGCTGCTCACGTTGCTGTTCCGGTTCATGCGTCCACTCATCGAGCAGGGCCACGTCTACCTCGCCCAGCCGCCGCTCTACAAGATCAAGTGGCCGCGTTCCGAACCGGAGTACGCCTACAGCGACCGCGAGCGTGACGGACTGCTTCGGGCGGGCGCCGAAGCCGGGCGGAAGTTGCCCAAGGACGACGGCATCCAGCGGTACAAGGGGCTCGGCGAGATGAACGCCGAGGAGTTGTGGGAGACCACGATGGACCCCGAGAACCGCGTGTTGCTGCAGGTCAGCCTCGACGACGCGGCGACGGCCGACGAGCTCTTCTCCGTGCTGATGGGCGAGGACGTCGAAGCACGGCGTTCGTTCATCACCCGCAACGCCAAGGGCGTGCGGTTCCTGGACGTCTGA
- the rpmH gene encoding 50S ribosomal protein L34, translated as MSKRTFQPNNRRRARTHGFRLRMRTRAGRAILAARRRKGRNRLSA; from the coding sequence GTGAGCAAGCGCACCTTCCAGCCGAACAACCGTCGTCGCGCGCGGACCCATGGGTTCCGGCTGCGGATGCGGACGCGTGCAGGCCGCGCCATCCTGGCGGCCCGCCGTCGCAAGGGCCGCAACCGGCTCTCCGCCTGA
- the yidC gene encoding membrane protein insertase YidC — protein MLDFIYYPVSFILWVWHKVFGFVFGEDNAIAWILGIIFLTFTVRGLLFKPFVNQVRSMRKMQDFAPEVKKIQKKYANDRQRQAMEMQRLQKEHGVNPLGSCLPMLLQIPVFIGLNWVLRNFRPGAESNYFFDADDVASYVDAQIFGVNLGDAINHFGMMGGSGESGWQWDVAPVAVPLMIVASVATHFTARHSVARQNPAAATQQTAVMNKLTLWIFPAGVLVFGAFFPIGLLIYWLANNMWTLGQQRFVYTRIDKEEEAKKEAAKQKRDDLAPKPGQKPQVGQKPQVGQKPRPGQKPAPKAGQPKQQNSSDNTKNGKSPKNSGSNVRGGAWAKNGGNQQKPTGGKKTQGRKRR, from the coding sequence GTGCTCGACTTCATCTACTACCCTGTGTCGTTCATCCTCTGGGTGTGGCACAAGGTCTTCGGTTTCGTCTTCGGTGAAGACAACGCCATCGCCTGGATCCTGGGCATCATCTTCCTGACCTTCACGGTCCGTGGGCTGCTGTTCAAGCCGTTCGTGAACCAGGTGCGGTCGATGCGGAAGATGCAGGACTTCGCGCCCGAGGTCAAGAAGATCCAGAAGAAGTACGCCAACGACCGCCAGCGTCAGGCGATGGAGATGCAGCGGCTCCAGAAGGAGCACGGCGTCAACCCGCTGGGCAGCTGTCTGCCGATGCTGCTCCAGATCCCGGTGTTCATCGGTCTGAACTGGGTGCTGCGGAACTTCCGTCCGGGTGCGGAGTCGAACTACTTCTTCGACGCCGACGACGTGGCGTCCTACGTCGACGCGCAGATCTTCGGCGTCAACCTCGGTGACGCCATCAACCACTTCGGCATGATGGGCGGCAGCGGCGAGTCCGGCTGGCAGTGGGACGTTGCCCCGGTCGCGGTGCCGCTGATGATCGTGGCCAGCGTCGCGACGCACTTCACCGCCCGGCACTCCGTTGCTCGACAGAACCCGGCCGCGGCCACGCAGCAGACCGCGGTGATGAACAAGCTGACGCTGTGGATCTTCCCCGCCGGTGTGTTGGTGTTCGGTGCCTTCTTCCCCATCGGTCTGTTGATCTACTGGCTCGCCAACAACATGTGGACGCTCGGCCAGCAGCGCTTCGTCTACACGCGGATCGACAAGGAAGAGGAAGCCAAGAAGGAAGCCGCCAAGCAGAAGCGTGACGACCTGGCTCCGAAGCCGGGCCAGAAGCCGCAGGTCGGCCAGAAGCCACAGGTGGGTCAGAAGCCGCGGCCAGGCCAGAAGCCGGCTCCGAAGGCGGGTCAGCCCAAGCAGCAGAACTCGAGCGACAACACCAAGAACGGCAAGTCCCCGAAGAACAGCGGCAGCAACGTGCGTGGTGGTGCCTGGGCGAAGAACGGCGGGAACCAGCAGAAGCCGACAGGCGGCAAGAAGACGCAGGGACGTAAGCGGCGCTGA
- the yidD gene encoding membrane protein insertion efficiency factor YidD produces MNEDHSAGTTPVDQHDTGAPPRPTPVAWVLLLPIRFYRKAISPYLPPMCRFYPSCSTYAAQALTRFGAARGTYLAVRRLLRCGPWTPPGRDPVPEKFSFRYQGPGMSTEE; encoded by the coding sequence GTGAATGAAGATCACTCGGCCGGCACCACCCCGGTCGACCAGCACGACACCGGTGCGCCACCCCGGCCCACGCCGGTGGCGTGGGTCTTGCTGCTGCCGATCCGCTTCTACCGCAAGGCGATCTCCCCGTACCTTCCCCCGATGTGCCGGTTCTATCCGAGCTGTAGCACCTACGCGGCCCAAGCACTCACTCGCTTCGGCGCCGCTCGCGGCACCTACCTCGCCGTGCGCCGGTTGCTGCGCTGCGGACCGTGGACCCCACCGGGGCGAGACCCGGTTCCCGAGAAGTTCAGCTTCCGGTACCAAGGCCCTGGTATGTCTACCGAGGAGTAG
- the dnaA gene encoding chromosomal replication initiator protein DnaA has translation MSEHQLNLAVVWEQVVAELSDGTLSPQQRAWMRVTRPIGLLDGTALLAAPSDFAKEAIERALREPITSALSRHLGREVSLAVKVDTTESAPPPPPAPPSNPAPASPPPGRYGSGPAAPQSHPDRPPVPPTMPPSMSSSEDTIIIPAIRPRSESEPRVPGLPHRTHPPTMPTAHPPPRPGGPPQPTTTHPKHSAENDEAEEEVDEEGEALAAVHEIWPTFSGQPIAGQPYTAPAQPQTSKTRLNEKYNFDTFVIGASNRFAHAAAVAVAEAPSRAYNPLFVWGESGLGKTHLLHAVGHYAQRLFPGMRVRYVSTEEFTNDFINSLRDDRKVAFQRRYRDIDILLVDDIQFLEGKEGTQEEFFHTFNTLHNANKQIVVSSDRPPKRLETLEERLRTRFEWGLITDIQPPELETRIAILRKKAAQDRLAVPGEVLEFIAARIEANIRELEGALIRVTAFASLNQQPVDVGLAEIVLRDLIPTDAQAPEISASTIMRVTAEFFDVTLDDLCGPGKTKALATARQIAMYLCRELTDMSLPRIGQTFGGRDHTTVMHADKKIRKEMAERRRIYDQVQELTSRIKQRARQ, from the coding sequence GTGTCTGAGCATCAGCTGAATCTGGCTGTTGTCTGGGAGCAGGTTGTCGCAGAACTCTCCGACGGAACGCTGTCCCCGCAGCAACGTGCGTGGATGCGCGTGACCAGGCCCATCGGGCTGCTGGACGGCACGGCGTTGCTGGCCGCTCCGAGCGACTTCGCCAAAGAGGCCATCGAGCGCGCGCTGCGCGAACCGATCACGTCCGCGCTGTCCCGGCATCTCGGCCGTGAGGTGTCGCTCGCCGTGAAGGTCGACACCACGGAGAGCGCTCCACCTCCTCCGCCGGCGCCGCCGAGCAATCCCGCTCCGGCGAGCCCGCCTCCCGGTCGTTACGGATCGGGCCCGGCCGCCCCGCAGTCGCATCCCGACCGGCCTCCGGTGCCGCCGACCATGCCACCGAGCATGTCGTCGAGCGAGGACACCATCATCATCCCGGCGATCCGGCCGCGCTCCGAGTCCGAGCCCCGGGTTCCCGGCCTTCCCCATCGCACGCACCCGCCGACGATGCCGACGGCCCATCCGCCGCCGCGACCGGGAGGCCCGCCCCAGCCCACGACGACCCATCCCAAGCACTCGGCCGAGAACGACGAGGCCGAGGAAGAGGTCGACGAGGAAGGCGAGGCGCTGGCCGCGGTCCACGAGATCTGGCCGACCTTCTCGGGTCAGCCGATCGCCGGGCAGCCCTACACCGCGCCCGCGCAGCCGCAGACGTCCAAGACGCGGCTGAACGAGAAGTACAACTTCGACACCTTCGTCATCGGCGCGTCGAACCGGTTCGCGCACGCCGCCGCCGTCGCGGTGGCCGAGGCGCCGTCACGCGCCTACAACCCGCTGTTCGTGTGGGGTGAGTCGGGCCTCGGCAAGACTCACCTGCTGCACGCGGTCGGACACTACGCGCAACGACTGTTCCCGGGGATGCGGGTGCGCTACGTGTCGACGGAGGAGTTCACCAACGACTTCATCAACTCGTTGCGTGACGACCGCAAGGTGGCCTTCCAGCGCCGCTACCGCGACATCGACATCCTGCTCGTCGACGACATCCAGTTCCTCGAAGGCAAGGAAGGGACTCAGGAGGAGTTCTTCCACACCTTCAACACGCTGCACAACGCCAACAAGCAGATCGTGGTGTCGTCCGACCGGCCGCCCAAGCGGCTGGAGACGCTCGAGGAACGGCTGCGTACCCGGTTCGAGTGGGGGCTGATCACCGACATCCAGCCGCCGGAACTGGAGACGCGCATCGCGATTCTCCGGAAGAAGGCCGCGCAGGACCGGTTGGCCGTTCCCGGCGAGGTGCTGGAGTTCATCGCGGCACGCATCGAGGCGAACATCCGCGAGCTCGAAGGCGCGCTGATCCGCGTGACGGCGTTCGCGTCGTTGAACCAGCAGCCGGTGGACGTCGGTCTCGCCGAGATAGTTCTGCGCGACCTCATTCCCACCGACGCACAGGCGCCGGAGATCAGCGCGTCCACCATCATGCGGGTGACTGCGGAGTTCTTCGACGTCACGCTGGACGATCTGTGCGGCCCTGGCAAGACGAAGGCGCTGGCAACCGCGCGGCAGATCGCGATGTACCTGTGTCGGGAACTCACCGACATGTCCCTGCCCCGGATCGGCCAGACCTTCGGTGGTCGGGACCACACCACGGTCATGCACGCGGACAAGAAGATCCGCAAGGAGATGGCGGAGCGGCGCCGGATCTACGACCAGGTGCAGGAGCTGACCTCCCGTATCAAGCAACGCGCCCGCCAGTAG
- the gnd gene encoding phosphogluconate dehydrogenase (NAD(+)-dependent, decarboxylating): MAQLGLVGLGKMGFNMRERLRAAGHDVVGYDRNTEVGDVASLQELASALSAPRIVWVMVPAGEPTRQTIAELADLLDEGDLVIDGGNSRYTDDAHNAELLGRHGIGYLDVGVSGGVWGKDNGYGLMVGGSEADVERAMPFFDALRPEGPREESFAHAGGVGAGHYAKMVHNGIEYGLMQAYAEGFELLDASKVVQNVPAVVKAWQRGTVVRSWLLELLVRALDEDPELDDLEGYVEDSGEGRWTLEEAVNNAVPAPVISAALFARFSSRQEDSAAMRAVAALREQFGGHAVKTKKVSG, translated from the coding sequence ATGGCACAGCTTGGACTCGTCGGTCTGGGCAAGATGGGCTTCAACATGCGGGAACGCCTTCGGGCGGCCGGCCACGACGTGGTCGGTTACGACCGCAACACCGAGGTCGGCGACGTCGCGTCGCTGCAGGAGCTGGCCTCGGCACTGTCGGCCCCTCGCATCGTGTGGGTCATGGTGCCCGCGGGGGAACCGACCCGGCAGACGATCGCCGAGCTCGCGGACCTGCTCGACGAGGGCGACCTGGTGATCGACGGTGGCAACTCCCGCTACACCGACGACGCCCACAACGCCGAGCTCCTCGGCCGCCACGGGATCGGTTACCTCGACGTCGGTGTCTCGGGCGGCGTCTGGGGCAAGGACAACGGGTACGGCCTGATGGTCGGCGGCTCGGAGGCCGACGTCGAGCGCGCGATGCCGTTCTTCGACGCGCTGCGGCCCGAGGGCCCGCGCGAGGAGAGCTTCGCGCACGCGGGCGGGGTCGGTGCCGGGCACTACGCGAAGATGGTGCACAACGGCATCGAGTACGGGCTGATGCAGGCGTACGCCGAGGGCTTCGAGCTGCTCGACGCCTCGAAGGTGGTGCAGAACGTGCCCGCCGTCGTCAAGGCGTGGCAGCGCGGCACCGTGGTGCGGTCGTGGCTGCTGGAGCTGCTGGTCCGCGCGCTGGACGAGGACCCGGAGCTCGACGACCTCGAAGGCTACGTCGAGGACTCCGGTGAGGGTCGCTGGACGCTGGAGGAAGCGGTGAACAACGCCGTGCCCGCGCCGGTGATCTCGGCGGCCCTGTTCGCACGGTTCTCCTCGCGCCAGGAGGACTCGGCGGCCATGCGTGCGGTGGCCGCGCTTCGGGAACAGTTCGGTGGACACGCCGTCAAGACGAAGAAGGTATCCGGATAG
- the rnpA gene encoding ribonuclease P protein component — protein sequence MLPADARLRRSDEFRAVMRGGVRTGRRRLVLHALVEPGQPRKAGFVVSKAVGNSVVRHRVTRRLRHLVAQRLGTLPEGSALVVRALPAAATATSAELGADLDAALRRLGLSSSRDNTGSRRE from the coding sequence GTGTTACCAGCCGACGCTCGTCTGCGGCGTAGCGACGAGTTTCGTGCCGTGATGCGGGGCGGCGTCCGTACCGGGCGCCGCCGTTTGGTGCTGCACGCACTCGTCGAGCCCGGACAGCCGCGCAAAGCGGGCTTCGTCGTGAGCAAGGCTGTGGGCAACTCCGTCGTCCGACACCGGGTGACGCGGCGACTCCGGCACCTCGTCGCGCAAAGGCTCGGAACCTTACCCGAAGGCAGTGCGTTGGTCGTTCGAGCACTTCCTGCGGCCGCTACCGCCACGAGTGCGGAGCTCGGCGCGGACCTCGACGCGGCACTGCGGCGGCTGGGACTGTCGTCGTCCCGCGACAACACTGGATCACGGCGTGAATGA
- the recF gene encoding DNA replication/repair protein RecF (All proteins in this family for which functions are known are DNA-binding proteins that assist the filamentation of RecA onto DNA for the initiation of recombination or recombinational repair.): MYLRHLQVTDFRSWEHVDLPLDQGPTVLVGPNGRGKTNLLEAIGYVATLGSHRVSTDAPLVRHGCDRALVRAAVVNEGRELTVELEIAPGRANRARVNRGAVGRPRDVLGILRTVLFSPEDLSLVRGDPSERRRFLDELLVLRAPRYAGVRSDYDRVLRQRNALLKTVGRSAARRGRREEDPYALSTLQVWDDHLAEAGAELLAARLNLVADLAPFVASAYADVAPDSRPALISYRSSLGEALPEGSGVPEGPRVTAEQMSEILLRALHESRDAELERGVSLVGPHRDDLDLVLGQMPAKGYASHGESWSFALALRLASYQLLRDEAGGEPVLLLDDVFAELDSRRRARLADVAAKAEQVLVTAAVEGDVPAELDGARYHVSEGEVTRG; encoded by the coding sequence GTGTACCTGCGGCACCTCCAGGTGACCGACTTCCGGTCGTGGGAGCACGTCGATCTCCCGCTCGACCAGGGCCCCACGGTGTTGGTGGGGCCGAACGGGCGGGGTAAGACGAACCTGCTCGAAGCCATCGGCTACGTGGCCACGCTCGGATCGCACCGGGTCTCCACCGACGCACCTCTGGTCCGGCACGGGTGCGACCGGGCACTGGTTCGTGCGGCGGTGGTGAACGAGGGCCGCGAACTGACCGTGGAGCTGGAGATCGCGCCGGGGCGCGCGAACCGTGCGCGGGTCAATCGCGGCGCGGTCGGCAGGCCGAGGGACGTCCTCGGCATCCTGCGCACCGTGCTGTTCTCTCCGGAGGACCTGTCGCTCGTGCGAGGCGATCCGTCCGAGCGTCGGCGGTTCCTCGACGAGCTGCTCGTGCTGCGAGCGCCTCGGTACGCGGGTGTGCGGTCCGACTACGACCGGGTCCTGCGGCAACGGAACGCGCTGTTGAAGACCGTGGGCAGGTCGGCGGCGCGCCGGGGCCGCCGGGAGGAGGATCCGTACGCGCTGTCGACCCTGCAGGTGTGGGACGACCACCTGGCGGAGGCCGGTGCCGAACTGCTGGCCGCGCGTCTCAACCTGGTGGCCGACCTGGCTCCGTTCGTGGCGTCGGCCTACGCGGACGTCGCACCCGACTCCCGCCCGGCGTTGATCTCGTACAGGTCCAGCCTGGGGGAGGCGCTTCCCGAGGGCAGCGGTGTCCCGGAGGGCCCGCGGGTCACGGCCGAGCAGATGTCGGAGATCCTGTTGCGTGCGCTCCACGAGTCGCGGGACGCGGAGTTGGAGCGCGGGGTGAGTCTCGTGGGGCCGCACCGGGACGATCTCGACCTGGTACTGGGGCAGATGCCCGCGAAGGGCTACGCGAGCCACGGTGAGTCGTGGTCGTTCGCGCTCGCGCTGCGCCTGGCGTCGTATCAGTTGTTGCGCGACGAGGCGGGTGGAGAGCCGGTGCTGCTGCTCGACGACGTGTTCGCCGAGCTCGACTCGCGGAGGCGGGCGCGGCTGGCCGACGTGGCGGCGAAGGCGGAACAGGTGCTGGTGACCGCGGCCGTCGAAGGGGACGTCCCCGCTGAACTCGATGGCGCGCGGTACCACGTTTCCGAGGGCGAGGTGACTCGTGGCTAG
- a CDS encoding DciA family protein, translating into MSARGGKRSPERNSAAGVENAGGPADSTRSGAGQPQGRDLARAALAAAKERAAARGTEPGVRRPGSTKSGVRALPGQNPRRRRWSGPGADERDPQPFGRLVSRMSTQLGWTDRLANGRVFGQWSALVGAEVAEHAQPVSLNNGELTVRASSTAWATQLRLLQRQLLARIAAGVGHGVVTTMRIQGPTAPSWRKGPRHIPGRGPRDTYG; encoded by the coding sequence GTGAGCGCGCGCGGGGGGAAACGGAGTCCAGAGCGTAACAGCGCCGCCGGGGTCGAGAATGCCGGGGGCCCGGCCGACTCGACGCGCTCCGGAGCGGGGCAGCCGCAGGGGCGCGACCTCGCCCGCGCCGCCCTGGCCGCGGCGAAGGAGCGCGCCGCGGCACGCGGAACCGAACCCGGAGTCCGCCGGCCCGGGTCGACGAAATCGGGCGTCCGCGCGCTGCCGGGACAGAACCCGCGGCGACGCCGCTGGTCGGGACCGGGCGCCGACGAGCGGGACCCGCAACCCTTCGGACGTCTGGTGTCGCGGATGTCGACCCAGCTCGGGTGGACCGACCGGCTCGCGAACGGGCGGGTGTTCGGGCAGTGGTCGGCGTTGGTGGGCGCCGAGGTCGCCGAACACGCCCAACCGGTGTCGCTGAACAACGGTGAGCTGACCGTGCGGGCCAGCTCCACGGCATGGGCCACGCAGTTGCGCTTGCTGCAACGTCAGCTCCTGGCAAGAATCGCAGCGGGCGTCGGACACGGAGTGGTCACGACGATGCGGATTCAGGGGCCGACCGCGCCGAGTTGGCGCAAGGGGCCACGGCACATCCCGGGAAGGGGACCTCGTGACACCTACGGTTGA